Proteins from one Mesorhizobium sp. M9A.F.Ca.ET.002.03.1.2 genomic window:
- a CDS encoding L-iditol 2-dehydrogenase: MRLKGKSALITGSARGIGRAFAEAYVREGATVAVGDINLEAAEKTASEIGGNAYAVKLDVTDLASIEAAVKAVETRTGGLDILINNAALFDLAPIVEISKASYDRLFSVNVAGTLFMLQAAARSMIARGKGGRIINMASQAGRRGEALVGVYCATKAAVISLTQSAGLDLIKHRINVNAIAPGVVDGEHWDHVDSLFAKYENRPKGEKKRLVGEAVPYGRMGTAQDLTGMAVFLASEDAEYIVAQTYNVDGGQWMS; the protein is encoded by the coding sequence GTGAGGCTGAAGGGTAAATCGGCGCTGATCACCGGATCGGCGCGCGGCATCGGCAGAGCGTTCGCCGAAGCCTATGTGCGCGAGGGCGCCACGGTTGCGGTCGGCGACATCAATCTCGAAGCCGCGGAGAAGACGGCTTCGGAGATCGGCGGCAACGCTTACGCGGTGAAACTGGACGTCACCGACCTCGCTTCGATCGAGGCGGCGGTCAAAGCGGTCGAGACAAGGACCGGCGGACTGGACATTCTGATCAACAACGCCGCTTTGTTCGACCTGGCGCCGATCGTCGAGATATCGAAGGCAAGCTACGACAGATTGTTTTCCGTCAACGTCGCCGGCACGCTGTTCATGCTGCAGGCGGCCGCCCGTTCGATGATCGCGCGGGGCAAGGGCGGCAGGATCATCAACATGGCGAGCCAGGCCGGCCGGCGCGGCGAGGCGCTGGTCGGCGTCTATTGCGCCACCAAGGCGGCCGTCATCTCGCTCACCCAGTCGGCAGGGCTCGATCTGATCAAGCACCGCATCAACGTCAACGCCATCGCACCGGGTGTCGTCGATGGCGAGCACTGGGATCATGTCGATTCCCTGTTCGCCAAGTACGAAAACCGGCCGAAGGGCGAGAAGAAGAGATTGGTCGGCGAAGCGGTGCCCTATGGTCGTATGGGCACGGCGCAAGACCTGACCGGGATGGCCGTGTTCCTGGCCAGCGAGGACGCCGAATACATCGTCGCCCAGACCTACAATGTCGATGGCGGCCAGTGGATGAGTTGA
- a CDS encoding urease accessory protein UreE, translating to MKLDIRTDFTKFPRAVSVLAAGKAGAVTPYDRAVLAHDERHLRRRVIETAGGDKVLVDLAEPVALGDRDRLVLEDGRHIEIVAAEEPLYDIRAESAVHLAELAWHIGNRHLAAAIEAERILILRDHVIKAMLEGLGATVNDVSEPFVPVRGAYSGHGHDHGHAHAKAHAHSHAEAHSHSHSESHSHSHSHHHD from the coding sequence ATGAAGCTCGACATCCGCACCGACTTCACCAAATTCCCGCGTGCCGTCTCGGTGCTCGCCGCAGGCAAAGCGGGAGCGGTCACGCCCTATGATCGTGCCGTGCTTGCCCATGACGAGCGGCATCTGCGCCGCCGGGTCATTGAAACTGCCGGCGGCGACAAGGTGTTGGTCGATCTCGCCGAACCGGTTGCCTTGGGCGATCGCGACCGGCTGGTGCTGGAGGATGGCCGTCATATCGAGATCGTCGCGGCTGAGGAGCCGCTCTACGACATCCGCGCCGAGAGCGCCGTGCACCTGGCCGAGCTCGCCTGGCATATCGGCAACCGGCATCTTGCGGCCGCCATCGAGGCGGAACGCATCCTCATCCTGCGCGATCATGTCATCAAGGCGATGCTGGAAGGCCTGGGTGCAACCGTGAACGACGTTTCCGAACCGTTCGTGCCGGTGCGCGGCGCCTATTCCGGCCATGGCCACGATCACGGTCATGCCCATGCCAAAGCACATGCGCACAGCCACGCTGAGGCGCACAGCCATAGTCACAGCGAATCGCATTCTCATTCGCACAGCCACCACCATGACTGA
- a CDS encoding urease accessory protein UreF has product MTDQPSSVALLRLMAWLSPSFPVGGFSYSHGLERAVQDGLVADSESLAAWLETLVEMGSGWNDAVLFAESWRRARQAGDLDEIAAHAEALAGSRERHAETMLQGAAFLKAASAWPGQVLDRLPAECPYCVAVGAVAGGNAIALQDALSAFLQTFFSNLVQAAIRLGVVGQTGATTLLAGFEPLALTVAARAARSSLDDLGGCAFVSDVMAMKHETQYSRLFRS; this is encoded by the coding sequence ATGACTGACCAGCCTTCCAGCGTCGCTTTGTTGCGGCTCATGGCGTGGCTGTCGCCTTCCTTCCCGGTCGGCGGCTTCTCCTACAGCCATGGCCTCGAACGCGCCGTGCAGGACGGGCTGGTTGCCGACAGCGAAAGCCTCGCCGCATGGCTGGAGACGCTGGTCGAGATGGGCTCCGGCTGGAACGATGCCGTGCTGTTTGCCGAAAGCTGGCGGCGCGCGCGCCAAGCCGGCGATCTCGACGAGATCGCCGCACATGCCGAGGCCTTGGCCGGCTCGCGCGAGCGCCATGCCGAGACCATGCTGCAGGGCGCGGCCTTCCTGAAGGCGGCATCGGCCTGGCCGGGTCAGGTGCTGGACCGTCTCCCGGCCGAGTGTCCTTATTGCGTCGCTGTCGGTGCCGTTGCCGGCGGCAACGCAATTGCCTTGCAGGACGCGCTGTCAGCCTTCCTGCAGACCTTCTTTTCCAACCTCGTCCAGGCCGCGATCAGGCTCGGCGTCGTCGGCCAGACGGGCGCCACCACGCTGCTTGCTGGCTTCGAGCCGCTGGCGCTCACCGTCGCCGCTCGTGCCGCGCGCTCGAGCCTTGATGACCTCGGCGGCTGCGCCTTCGTCTCGGACGTCATGGCGATGAAGCACGAAACGCAATATTCGCGGCTGTTCCGCTCATGA
- the ureG gene encoding urease accessory protein UreG, which yields MTQANGPLRIGIGGPVGSGKTTLTEKLCKALRDEFSIAVVTNDIYTKEDAMMLARLQALSEDRIIGVETGGCPHTAIREDASINLQAIAEMNKRFPDLDIVFIESGGDNLAATFSPDLADLTLYVISVCQGEEIPRKGGPAITRSDFLVINKSDLAPYVNVNLDVMEADAARMRGKRPFGFTDLSRGKGLQEVVDFIVEQGGLRVGASTSTAA from the coding sequence ATGACACAAGCCAACGGCCCTCTTCGCATCGGCATCGGCGGCCCCGTCGGCTCCGGCAAGACGACGCTCACCGAAAAGCTCTGCAAGGCGCTGCGCGACGAGTTCTCCATCGCCGTCGTCACCAACGACATCTACACCAAGGAAGATGCCATGATGCTGGCCCGGCTTCAGGCGCTGTCCGAGGATCGTATCATCGGGGTCGAGACCGGCGGCTGCCCGCACACCGCCATCCGCGAGGACGCCTCGATCAATCTGCAGGCGATTGCCGAGATGAACAAAAGATTCCCCGATCTCGATATCGTCTTCATCGAATCGGGCGGCGACAACCTCGCTGCCACGTTCTCTCCGGACCTCGCCGACCTGACGCTTTATGTCATCTCGGTCTGCCAGGGCGAGGAGATCCCGCGCAAGGGCGGGCCGGCGATCACCCGCTCCGACTTCCTGGTCATCAACAAGAGCGATCTCGCCCCCTATGTGAACGTCAATCTCGACGTCATGGAGGCAGACGCCGCCCGCATGCGCGGCAAGCGGCCATTCGGCTTCACCGACCTGTCGCGCGGCAAGGGCCTGCAGGAGGTGGTCGATTTCATCGTCGAGCAGGGCGGACTGCGGGTCGGCGCCTCCACGAGCACGGCTGCGTAA
- a CDS encoding class II aldolase and adducin N-terminal domain-containing protein, translated as MSVARLQKEPLTNLPFHEERVDLACAFRWTARLNMHEAVANHFSLAVNDDGSQFLMNPNQVHFSRIKASDLLLIDANDPGTLSGPNAPDPTAWGLHGAIHRNVRHARCVIHVHSIHATVLASLADSTLPPIDQNSAIFFNRHVVDGHYGGLAFEEEGERCSQLLTDPKVKVMVMGNHGVLVIGDTVADTFNRMFYFERAAETYIKALWTGRPLRVLSDEIAEKAAREQEDYPGQAERHLSELKAILDEQEPVYRN; from the coding sequence ATGAGCGTCGCCCGCCTGCAGAAGGAACCGCTGACCAACCTGCCCTTCCACGAGGAGCGCGTCGATCTGGCTTGCGCCTTCCGCTGGACGGCGCGGCTCAACATGCATGAGGCGGTGGCCAATCACTTTTCGCTGGCCGTCAACGACGACGGCTCGCAATTCCTGATGAACCCGAACCAGGTGCATTTCTCGCGCATCAAGGCGAGCGACCTGCTTTTGATCGACGCCAACGATCCCGGCACGCTGTCCGGCCCCAATGCGCCCGACCCGACGGCATGGGGCCTGCACGGCGCCATCCATCGCAATGTGCGCCATGCGCGCTGCGTCATCCATGTGCACTCGATCCACGCCACGGTGCTCGCTTCGCTCGCCGACTCGACGCTGCCGCCGATCGACCAGAACTCGGCGATCTTCTTCAACCGCCATGTCGTCGACGGCCATTATGGCGGGCTTGCCTTCGAGGAGGAGGGCGAACGCTGCTCGCAGCTGTTGACCGATCCGAAGGTCAAGGTGATGGTCATGGGCAATCATGGCGTGCTGGTCATCGGCGATACCGTCGCCGACACCTTCAACAGGATGTTCTATTTCGAACGCGCCGCCGAGACCTACATCAAGGCGCTGTGGACCGGCCGTCCGTTGCGGGTCCTGTCGGACGAGATCGCCGAAAAGGCAGCAAGGGAACAGGAAGATTATCCCGGCCAGGCCGAACGGCACCTCAGCGAATTGAAGGCGATCCTCGACGAGCAGGAGCCGGTCTACCGGAACTGA
- a CDS encoding DUF3995 domain-containing protein — protein MIVLAFALSLVLLLITTLHVYWGIGGIWPGRDAASCAHAVVGFRGVDEMPAPFASFAVAACLGLATLWPMALEGVFATPFPKAGLAATSLFIALVFLGRGVIGFTPWWRRLAPEQPFARLDVSYYSPLCLLIGLGFAILAITEFP, from the coding sequence ATGATCGTCCTCGCCTTCGCGCTCTCGCTCGTTCTGCTGCTGATCACCACGCTGCATGTCTATTGGGGCATCGGCGGCATCTGGCCGGGCAGGGATGCTGCCTCCTGCGCCCATGCCGTGGTCGGCTTCCGCGGCGTCGACGAGATGCCGGCGCCCTTCGCCAGCTTCGCCGTTGCCGCATGCCTCGGCCTGGCGACACTGTGGCCGATGGCGCTTGAAGGCGTCTTTGCCACGCCCTTTCCCAAGGCCGGGCTCGCCGCCACATCGCTATTCATCGCGCTGGTTTTCCTGGGTCGTGGCGTCATTGGTTTCACGCCCTGGTGGCGCCGGCTGGCGCCGGAACAGCCTTTCGCGCGACTCGATGTCAGCTATTATTCGCCGCTCTGCCTGTTAATCGGGCTTGGCTTCGCCATTCTTGCCATCACGGAGTTCCCCTAG
- a CDS encoding ABC transporter ATP-binding protein, which yields MGNITLKNVSKSFGATTIIPNIDLVIENGEFVVFVGPSGCGKSTLLRLIAGLEDTSAGTINIDGRDVTGEAPAKRKLAMVFQSYALYPHMTVAKNIAFPLKMAGEDQATIDRKVKDAARVLNLTDYLDRRPGQLSGGQRQRVAIGRAIVRQPSAFLFDEPLSNLDAALRGTMRLEISELHHQLKTTMIYVTHDQVEAMTMADKIVVLNAGNVEQVGSPMELYKTPKNLFVAGFIGSPKMNLFEGAPAAKYGARTVGIRPEHMNISTTSGEWKATVGVAEHLGSDTFLHVQADGVGPLTVRADGELAVNHGDTIYLTPDKAKLHRFDADGKAMAQ from the coding sequence ATGGGAAACATCACGCTCAAGAACGTCTCCAAATCCTTCGGGGCGACGACGATCATTCCAAACATCGATCTGGTCATCGAGAACGGCGAGTTCGTCGTCTTCGTCGGTCCGTCTGGCTGCGGCAAGTCCACGTTGCTCAGGCTGATCGCCGGGCTGGAGGATACCAGCGCCGGCACCATCAACATCGACGGCCGCGACGTGACCGGCGAGGCGCCGGCCAAGCGCAAGCTGGCCATGGTGTTCCAGTCCTATGCGCTCTACCCGCACATGACGGTGGCCAAGAACATCGCCTTCCCGCTGAAGATGGCGGGGGAGGACCAGGCGACCATCGACAGGAAGGTGAAGGACGCGGCGCGCGTCCTGAATCTCACCGACTATCTCGATCGCCGTCCCGGCCAACTCTCCGGCGGCCAGCGCCAGCGCGTCGCCATCGGCCGCGCCATCGTGCGCCAGCCGTCGGCGTTCCTGTTCGACGAACCTTTGTCCAACCTCGACGCGGCGCTGCGCGGCACCATGCGGCTGGAGATCAGCGAGCTGCATCATCAGCTCAAGACGACCATGATCTACGTCACCCACGATCAGGTCGAGGCCATGACCATGGCCGACAAGATCGTCGTGCTCAATGCCGGCAACGTCGAACAGGTCGGCTCGCCGATGGAGCTATACAAGACGCCGAAGAACCTGTTCGTCGCCGGTTTCATCGGCTCGCCGAAGATGAACCTGTTCGAAGGCGCGCCGGCGGCCAAGTACGGCGCCAGGACCGTCGGCATCCGTCCCGAGCATATGAACATCTCGACGACTTCAGGCGAATGGAAGGCTACGGTTGGTGTCGCCGAGCATCTCGGCTCCGACACGTTCTTGCATGTGCAGGCGGACGGCGTCGGGCCGCTGACGGTGCGCGCCGACGGCGAACTGGCCGTCAATCACGGCGACACGATCTATCTGACGCCCGATAAGGCCAAGCTGCATCGCTTCGATGCCGACGGGAAGGCGATGGCGCAGTGA
- a CDS encoding sugar-binding transcriptional regulator, whose protein sequence is MNSRQDSGSSRLDDAARAGWLYYVAGNTQDQIASTLGISRQTAQRLVSLAVSEGLIKVRVDHPIANCLDLAARLKLRFALDLVEVVPSDPASSSTVIGIAEAAAAEIERRLRSPVPIVMAIGTGRTLKAAIEQLPPMECPQHKVVSLTGNISPDGSAAFYNVIFTMADRVKARSFPMPLPVIASSPEEREMLHNQPMIRSTLALAAEADVTFVGIGDLGPKAPLYEDGFISESELKALQKAGGVAEIVGWVFDREGRMIEGITNDRVSSAALPSREKSLVIALAMGERKLPGILAAVNRRLVNGLITDERTAAALLAG, encoded by the coding sequence TTGAATTCGCGGCAGGACAGCGGCAGCAGCAGATTGGACGACGCGGCACGCGCCGGCTGGCTCTATTATGTTGCCGGCAACACGCAGGACCAGATCGCCTCGACGCTCGGCATTTCGCGGCAGACGGCGCAGCGATTGGTGTCGCTGGCGGTGTCGGAGGGGCTGATCAAAGTGCGTGTCGACCATCCGATCGCCAATTGCCTCGACCTCGCGGCGCGGCTGAAATTGCGCTTCGCGCTCGATCTGGTCGAAGTGGTGCCGAGCGATCCCGCTTCCTCCTCCACCGTCATCGGCATCGCCGAGGCGGCGGCTGCCGAGATCGAGAGACGGTTGCGGTCGCCGGTCCCGATCGTCATGGCGATCGGCACCGGCCGTACGCTAAAGGCGGCAATCGAGCAGCTGCCGCCGATGGAATGCCCGCAGCATAAGGTCGTGTCGCTGACCGGCAACATCTCGCCCGACGGCTCGGCCGCTTTCTACAACGTCATCTTCACCATGGCCGACAGGGTCAAGGCGCGGTCCTTCCCGATGCCGCTTCCGGTCATCGCCTCCTCGCCGGAGGAGCGCGAGATGCTGCACAACCAGCCGATGATCCGTTCGACATTGGCGCTGGCGGCAGAGGCCGACGTCACGTTCGTCGGTATCGGCGATCTCGGCCCCAAGGCGCCGCTTTACGAGGACGGCTTCATCTCTGAGAGTGAGTTGAAAGCGCTGCAAAAGGCAGGCGGCGTCGCCGAGATCGTTGGCTGGGTGTTCGATCGCGAAGGCCGCATGATCGAAGGCATCACCAACGACCGGGTGTCGTCGGCTGCGTTGCCGTCGCGCGAAAAGTCGCTGGTGATCGCCTTGGCCATGGGCGAGCGCAAGCTGCCAGGCATCCTTGCGGCTGTGAACCGGCGGCTGGTCAACGGCCTCATCACCGATGAGCGGACCGCCGCCGCCCTGCTGGCCGGCTAA
- a CDS encoding sugar ABC transporter permease has product MATQQTRSLARFMMAPSVVLLLVWMIVPLAFTLWFSFQQYNPLNPIRDGFVGFSNYALFYSNPAFLQSILNTLAIVGSVLLITVVGGIALALLIDQPIWGQGIVRILVISPFFVMPPVAALVWKNMIMHPQYGVFADIARFFGGQPIDWFGQYPLTAIIIIVAWQWLPFATLILLTSLQSLDGEQKEAAEMDGAGFVSRFIYLTLPHMSRAITVVILIQTIFLLSIYAEILVTTNGGPGYASTNLPFLVYQKALLEFKIGQASAGGIIAVILANIVAFFAMRAVGKNLDK; this is encoded by the coding sequence ATGGCTACTCAGCAGACCCGTTCGCTTGCCCGCTTCATGATGGCGCCATCCGTGGTGCTGCTGCTGGTTTGGATGATTGTTCCGCTGGCATTCACCCTGTGGTTCTCCTTCCAGCAGTACAACCCGCTCAACCCGATCCGCGATGGGTTTGTCGGCTTCTCGAACTACGCCCTTTTCTATTCCAACCCGGCATTCCTGCAGTCGATCCTCAACACGCTCGCCATCGTCGGCAGCGTGCTTTTGATCACGGTGGTCGGCGGCATCGCGCTGGCTCTCCTGATCGATCAGCCGATATGGGGACAGGGCATCGTGCGCATCCTCGTCATCTCGCCGTTCTTCGTCATGCCGCCGGTGGCAGCGCTGGTCTGGAAGAACATGATCATGCATCCGCAATACGGCGTCTTTGCCGATATCGCGCGCTTCTTCGGCGGGCAGCCGATCGACTGGTTCGGCCAGTATCCGCTCACCGCGATCATCATCATCGTCGCCTGGCAGTGGCTGCCGTTCGCGACGCTGATCCTTTTGACCTCGCTGCAGTCGCTTGACGGCGAGCAGAAGGAGGCAGCCGAGATGGACGGCGCCGGCTTCGTCAGCCGCTTCATCTATCTGACGCTGCCGCACATGTCGCGCGCCATCACCGTCGTCATCCTGATCCAGACGATCTTCCTTCTGTCGATCTATGCCGAGATCCTCGTCACCACCAATGGCGGGCCGGGTTACGCCTCCACCAACCTGCCCTTCCTCGTCTACCAGAAGGCCCTGCTGGAGTTCAAAATCGGCCAGGCGTCCGCCGGCGGCATCATCGCCGTCATTCTCGCCAACATCGTTGCCTTCTTCGCCATGCGCGCGGTCGGCAAGAACCTGGACAAATAG
- a CDS encoding carbohydrate ABC transporter permease, with protein sequence MARAVSTQHKTIATAAAWIVALLVFFPILYTVITSFKSEQEAIQGFNLLPSGTTESYTAVEAQNSYFKFFLNSVFLAVGSTILALLVAIPAAWSMAFSPGKWTKDILMWMLSTKMMPAVAVLFPIYLIFRDSGLLDSRIGLMIMLMLINLPIVVWMLYTYFREIPGEILEAARMDGASLWKEIVYVLTPMAVPGIASTMLLNIILAWNEAFWTIRLTTTEAAPLTAFISSFSSPQGLFWAKLSAASTLAIAPILIMGWFSQKQLVRGLTFGAVK encoded by the coding sequence ATGGCACGTGCAGTCAGCACCCAGCACAAGACGATTGCGACCGCGGCCGCCTGGATCGTCGCCCTGCTGGTCTTCTTCCCGATCCTCTATACGGTCATCACCTCGTTCAAGTCGGAACAGGAAGCCATCCAGGGCTTCAACCTGCTCCCGTCGGGAACCACGGAGAGCTATACCGCGGTCGAGGCGCAGAACAGCTACTTCAAGTTTTTCCTCAATTCGGTGTTTCTGGCGGTCGGCTCCACCATCCTGGCTTTGCTCGTCGCCATACCGGCGGCGTGGTCGATGGCTTTCTCGCCGGGCAAGTGGACCAAGGACATCCTGATGTGGATGCTTTCCACCAAGATGATGCCGGCGGTTGCCGTGCTGTTCCCGATCTACCTGATCTTCCGCGATAGTGGATTGCTCGACAGCCGCATCGGCCTGATGATCATGCTGATGCTGATCAACCTGCCGATCGTGGTGTGGATGCTCTACACCTACTTTCGCGAGATCCCGGGCGAGATCCTGGAAGCGGCGCGCATGGACGGTGCATCGCTCTGGAAGGAGATCGTCTACGTGCTGACGCCGATGGCTGTGCCAGGTATTGCCTCGACGATGCTGCTCAACATCATCCTGGCATGGAACGAGGCGTTCTGGACGATCCGGCTAACAACCACCGAGGCCGCGCCGCTCACTGCCTTCATCAGTTCATTCTCTAGCCCGCAAGGCCTGTTCTGGGCCAAGCTGTCGGCGGCCTCGACGCTGGCGATCGCGCCGATCCTGATCATGGGCTGGTTCAGCCAGAAGCAGCTGGTCCGCGGCCTGACTTTTGGCGCCGTGAAGTGA
- a CDS encoding sugar ABC transporter substrate-binding protein — MKLRTLTLGLLSASTLAFAAHAESITIATVNNGDMVRMQKLTDDFTAKNPDIQLQWVTLEENVLRERVTTDIATKGGQYDVMTIGTYEVPIWAKQSWLLPLDKLGDDYDVKDIIPAIAGGLSVDGTLYAAPFYGESSFVMYRKDLMEKAGLTMPDAPTWDFIKQAADKMTDRANGVNGVCLRGKAGWGENMAFLTAMSNSFGARWFDENWKPQFDQPEWKNTLQFYVDLMKANGPEGASSNGFNENLALFQQGKCGMWIDATVAASFVSDPKDSTVADKVGYALAPDNGLGKRGNWLWAWSLAIPAGTQKADSAQKFVSWATSKAYAELVASKEGWANVPPGTRSSLYANPEYQKAAPFAKMTLDSINAADPTHPTVKPVPYVGVQFVAIPEFQGLGTTVGQLFSAALAGQTSVDDALKQAQDAATAAMTEGGYIQ, encoded by the coding sequence ATGAAACTTCGCACGCTCACCCTGGGTCTGTTGTCGGCCAGCACCCTCGCGTTCGCCGCGCATGCCGAATCCATCACCATCGCCACCGTCAACAATGGCGATATGGTCCGCATGCAGAAGCTGACCGACGACTTCACCGCCAAGAACCCGGACATCCAGCTCCAGTGGGTCACGCTCGAGGAAAACGTCTTGCGCGAACGCGTCACCACCGACATCGCCACCAAAGGCGGCCAATACGACGTGATGACCATCGGCACCTACGAGGTTCCGATCTGGGCCAAGCAGAGCTGGCTGCTGCCGCTCGACAAGCTCGGTGACGACTATGACGTCAAGGACATCATCCCGGCCATCGCCGGCGGCCTGTCGGTCGACGGCACGCTTTATGCAGCACCGTTCTACGGCGAAAGCTCCTTCGTCATGTACCGCAAGGACCTGATGGAGAAGGCCGGGCTGACCATGCCCGACGCGCCGACCTGGGACTTCATCAAGCAGGCCGCCGACAAGATGACGGATCGCGCCAACGGCGTAAACGGCGTCTGCCTGCGCGGCAAGGCCGGCTGGGGCGAGAACATGGCCTTCCTGACCGCCATGTCGAACTCCTTCGGCGCGCGCTGGTTCGACGAGAACTGGAAGCCGCAGTTCGATCAACCCGAATGGAAGAACACGCTGCAGTTCTACGTCGACCTGATGAAGGCCAATGGCCCGGAGGGCGCGTCTTCCAACGGCTTCAATGAAAACCTGGCGCTGTTCCAGCAAGGCAAGTGCGGCATGTGGATCGATGCCACGGTCGCGGCCTCCTTCGTCTCAGACCCGAAGGATTCCACGGTCGCCGACAAGGTCGGCTATGCGCTGGCGCCGGACAATGGCTTGGGCAAGCGCGGCAACTGGCTGTGGGCCTGGTCGCTGGCCATTCCCGCTGGCACGCAAAAAGCGGATTCGGCGCAGAAGTTCGTTTCCTGGGCGACCAGCAAGGCTTACGCCGAACTCGTTGCCTCGAAGGAAGGCTGGGCCAACGTTCCGCCCGGAACGCGGTCCTCGCTCTACGCCAACCCCGAGTACCAGAAGGCGGCGCCCTTCGCCAAGATGACGCTGGACTCGATCAATGCCGCCGATCCGACGCACCCGACCGTCAAGCCGGTTCCCTATGTCGGCGTTCAGTTCGTCGCCATTCCCGAGTTCCAGGGCCTTGGCACCACTGTCGGCCAGCTCTTCTCGGCGGCACTCGCCGGCCAGACGAGCGTCGACGACGCCCTGAAGCAGGCGCAGGACGCCGCCACCGCGGCGATGACCGAGGGCGGCTATATCCAGTAA
- a CDS encoding HAD family phosphatase, whose amino-acid sequence MTPKAVFWDMDGTLVDSEPLHEAALVAALHSVGIAAPVNLHERVLGIAAWPVYEMLRDEFGLDLPFDDWIVRKYDHYLPMAETLKPRPGAIEIFNELRALGVAQAVVSNSDRLIVDANLRAVGLVYPGMKTVSRNDVHEGKPHAEPFLRAAWLAGVDPADAVAVDDSVTGVTAGLAAGMRTIFWPEAPMQGPPGAANINSADELRAELGL is encoded by the coding sequence ATGACGCCGAAAGCGGTTTTCTGGGATATGGACGGCACACTGGTCGACAGCGAGCCGTTGCACGAGGCTGCGCTGGTGGCGGCGCTGCATAGCGTCGGCATCGCGGCGCCGGTCAACCTGCATGAGCGGGTGCTCGGCATTGCCGCATGGCCGGTCTACGAGATGCTGCGCGACGAGTTCGGCCTCGACCTGCCCTTCGACGACTGGATCGTACGCAAATACGACCACTATCTGCCGATGGCCGAGACGCTGAAGCCGCGCCCCGGCGCGATCGAGATCTTCAACGAACTGCGCGCGCTTGGCGTGGCGCAAGCGGTGGTGTCCAATTCCGACCGGCTGATCGTCGACGCCAATCTGCGCGCGGTCGGCCTCGTCTATCCCGGCATGAAGACAGTCAGCCGCAATGACGTGCATGAAGGCAAGCCGCACGCCGAACCCTTCCTGAGGGCTGCCTGGCTGGCCGGTGTCGATCCAGCCGATGCCGTGGCCGTCGACGACAGCGTGACCGGCGTTACGGCCGGGCTGGCGGCGGGGATGAGGACGATCTTCTGGCCGGAAGCGCCCATGCAAGGGCCGCCCGGCGCGGCAAACATCAACAGCGCCGACGAATTGAGGGCTGAGCTGGGGCTTTAA
- the gcvA gene encoding transcriptional regulator GcvA: protein MPELKSRQISQLPPLAAIRVFEAVARHLSFTKAAEELGMTQAAASYQIKLLEERVGAPLFLRRPKQIVLTEAGQRMAPAVSEAFALLSGAYAAARSGADGVLCVSTLLTFASNWLARHLGSFQVAHPSLAVRLDTSNRLVDFAREDIDIAIRSGGGTWPGVEVHKLFNADFTPVLSPQLAASIGGVREPADLLRLPILDPSDIWWRDWFIAAGLPVEELAQRPGSSMGAQAYEANAAIAGQGVAIVTRALFSAELADGRLIQPFDLVGDDGHAYWLVYPQARRNVPKIRAFRDWILAEIAGQ from the coding sequence ATGCCTGAACTCAAGTCCCGGCAGATATCCCAGCTCCCGCCGCTTGCCGCGATCCGGGTGTTCGAGGCGGTGGCGCGGCATCTATCCTTCACCAAGGCAGCCGAGGAACTCGGCATGACGCAGGCGGCGGCGAGCTACCAGATCAAGCTCCTGGAAGAGCGCGTCGGCGCGCCTCTGTTCCTGCGCCGTCCCAAGCAGATCGTGCTGACCGAGGCGGGGCAACGTATGGCTCCCGCGGTCAGCGAGGCCTTCGCCCTATTAAGCGGAGCCTATGCCGCTGCGCGCAGCGGCGCCGATGGCGTGCTGTGCGTTTCGACGCTGCTGACGTTTGCCTCCAACTGGCTGGCCCGCCATCTCGGCTCGTTCCAGGTCGCGCATCCGTCGCTGGCAGTGCGCCTCGACACCTCGAACCGCCTGGTCGATTTCGCCCGCGAGGATATCGATATCGCCATCCGCTCCGGCGGCGGCACCTGGCCGGGCGTCGAGGTTCACAAGCTTTTCAATGCGGATTTCACGCCGGTTCTGAGCCCGCAGCTCGCAGCCAGCATCGGCGGTGTCAGGGAACCGGCGGACCTGCTGCGTTTGCCGATCCTTGATCCCAGCGACATCTGGTGGCGGGACTGGTTTATCGCTGCCGGCCTGCCGGTCGAGGAACTGGCCCAGCGCCCCGGCTCCAGCATGGGTGCGCAGGCCTATGAGGCCAACGCCGCGATTGCCGGGCAGGGCGTGGCGATCGTGACCAGGGCGCTGTTCAGTGCCGAACTTGCCGACGGCCGCCTGATCCAGCCTTTCGATCTGGTCGGCGACGACGGCCACGCCTATTGGCTGGTCTATCCCCAGGCACGGCGCAACGTGCCGAAGATCCGCGCTTTTCGCGACTGGATCCTGGCCGAGATCGCCGGCCAATAG